The following are encoded together in the Mugil cephalus isolate CIBA_MC_2020 chromosome 18, CIBA_Mcephalus_1.1, whole genome shotgun sequence genome:
- the LOC125024402 gene encoding threonine synthase-like 1 translates to MGLLKQCQLAVRTATCFLSPISASKSWFSTKATRLGDKNILLMGLPGAGKTTVGKIVAHKLGLPAVDVDDDVLETTWKMPVAAKLAAVGGNRFLEEEGQALCNFSASGCVVSLTGSNPLHSEAMQHVKQGGLVVYLDIDSEDIMQRLAVMKVNRIVGQEAGVSMRDILLYRKRFYEKWHDVRVFCGAGDTAEEVAEKVLKAVERYQNHDEETYVSTRCDRAGLPSQKTYFSDVVIEGLAADGGLYVPKNGFPKIDAREWLRLAAMSYPERALVLLEKCIHPLDVSAVDLRAMISKAYGSNFSTEAVAPVKHLIHNQHVQELFHGPTASFKDLALQLMPQLFAYCLPPMCNYLILVATSGDTGSAVLSGFSRLSGTDRSRTGVLVFFPEEGVSEIQKLQMTSYREGSARAVSVLSDFDFCQRSIKRMFGESGLTGHLAVEYGTVLSTANSINWARLLPQVVYHSSAYLDLCRDGVINFGDPVDVCIPSGNFGNAMSALYAKQMGVPIRKVICASNHNRIITDFITTGEYNLRGRPLMLSHSPAIDILKSSNLERFLYHVSNGDGRLVKDLFTRLDSEQHFQVPESLLGRIRQEVLAGWCSEDDCLAAIHSIHKDTGYVMDTHTAVAKVVADRLQDGSCPVVLCSTAHYGKFAHAVFKALRIQNIPEDPVEQLKKLEVTASRPEIHREMMKCLKGSGRRQHTVCQADYGVLVEEVESMIQDSFLKVM, encoded by the exons ATGGGTTTACTGAAGCAGTGCCAGCTCGCAGTAAGAACTGCAACATGCTTCCTGAGTCCAATTTCAGCATCAAAGTCATGGTTTTCCACCAAAGCCACCCGCCTAGGGGACAAGAACATCCTGCTTATGGGTCTTCCTGGAGCAGGGAAGACTACAGTGGGGAAGATCGTGGCCCACAAACTGGGACTGCCCGCCGTAGACGTTGATGACGACGTCTTGGAGACGACGTGGAAGATGCCGGTGGCTGCCAAGCTGGCTGCGGTCGGTGGGAATCGTTTCTTGGAGGAAGAAGGTCAGGCCTTGTGTAACTTCTCAGCCTCCGGTTGTGTCGTCTCCCTGACAGGCTCCAACCCGCTCCACTCTGAGGCGATGCAGCACGTCAAGCAGGGCGGGCTGGTCGTTTACCTGGACATAGACAGCGAGGACATCATGCAGAGACTCGCCGTGATGAAGGTGAACAGGATAGTGGGTCAGGAGGCGGGGGTATCTATGAGGGACATTCTGCTTTACAGGAAACGGTTTTATGAGAAATGGCATGACGTGCGGGTGTTTTGTGGAGCAGGAGACACCGCCGAGGAGGTGGCGGAGAAGGTGCTGAAGGCTGTGGAGAGATATCAGAACCATGACGAGGAAACGTATGTATCCACCAGGTGTGACAGAGCGGGATTGCCCAGTCAGAAGACATACTTCAGTGATGTGGTCATAGAGGGCCTGGCTGCAGACGGCGGCCTCTATGTCCCCAAAAATGGCTTCCCAAAGATTGATGCACGCGAATGGCTCAGACTAGCTGCCATGTCATACCCAGAGCGAGCATTGGTTTTACTCGAGAAGTGCATCCACCCTTTGGACGTCTCTGCAGTTGATCTCCGAGCAATGATATCCAAAGCATACGGGTCAAACTTTTCAACTGAAGCAGTCGCACCTGTAAAACACCTCATCCATAACCAGCACGTTCAGGAGCTCTTTCACGGCCCCACCGCCTCATTCAAGGACCTCGCCTTGCAGCTGATGCCTCAGCTCTTTGCCTACTGCCTCCCGCCCATGTGCAACTACCTCATCCTGGTAGCCACATCTGGGGACACCGGCAGCGCTGTGCTCAGCGGCTTCAGCAGGCTGAGCGGCACAGACAGAAGCAGAACGGGCGTGCTGGTGTTTTTCCCGGAGGAAGGAGTGAGTGAGATCCAGAAGCTCCAGATGACGAGCTACAGGGAGGGCAGCGCCAGGGCCGTCAGCGTCCTCTCAGACTTTGACTTCTGTCAGAGGAGCATTAAGAGGATGTTTGGCGAGTCTGGGCTGACCGGGCATCTGGCTGTGGAATACGGCACCGTCCTCAGCACCGCCAACTCCATCAACTGGGCGCGGCTCTTGCCACAG GTGGTCTACCACTCCTCGGCCTATCTGGATCTGTGCAGGGACGGTGTGATTAACTTCGGGGACCCCGTTGATGTTTGCATCCCTTCTGGTAACTTCGGCAACGCCATGTCAGCTCTGTACGCCAAGCAAATGGGCGTCCCCATACGGAAAGTCATCTGTGCGTCCAACCACAACCGCATCATCACCGACTTCATCACCACAGGCGAGTACAATCTGAGGGGAAGGCCTCTGATGCTCTCCCACTCCCCGGCTATAGATATCCTGAAATCCTCCAACCTGGAGAGGTTTCTCTACCACGTCTCAAACGGAGACGGCCGTCTTGTCAAGGACCTGTTCACACGCTTAGACAGCGAACAGCACTTTCAGGTTCCTGAGTCGCTCCTTGGCAGAATACGGCAGGAAGTGCTGGCGGGCTGGTGCTCTGAGGACGACTGCTTGGCCGCCATCCATAGCATTCACAAAGACACGGGCTATGTCATGGACACGCACACCGCCGTGGCTAAAGTCGTTGCCGATAGGCTGCAGGACGGATCGTGCCCCGTGGTGCTTTGTTCCACGGCCCACTACGGAAAATTTGCTCACGCTGTGTTCAAAGCTCTACGAATCCAAAATATTCCCGAGGATCCAGTTgagcagctgaagaagctgGAAGTCACCGCTTCCAGACCAGAAATCCACAGAGAGATGATGAAATGCTTGAAGGGAAGCGGCAGGAGACAACACACCGTTTGTCAGGCAGATTATGGCGTGTTGGTAGAAGAGGTAGAGAGCATGATACAGGACTCCTTCTTGAAGGTTATGTAG
- the enkur gene encoding enkurin: MSDVIYPRESVYNLIPKEESPIQKPSRYVSKFRPNVVRESKSSKNAMRMMGPAKVEVPSPDKFLKKHSKEHKLPEKTHRSKDACCTVRKPPVPARTDHPPMGIHTKRDFVKTTVAVPMKPQPISVDTHKGHKQPLENSGLVPKYIMKKDYGEVPEYLQQRNEEERRAQEEFNNFVREQREQGAMKHLSDEERQAVLEGLKSNWDKLHHEYQGLSLFIDTLSKKAHKERLEEAMKQLEKDISLFERFRTIYIPDN, translated from the exons ATGTCTGACGTTATTTACCCACGAGAAAGCGTCTACAATCTTATTCCAAAGGAAGAGAGTCCAATTCAAAAACCGTCACG GTATGTATCTAAGTTCAGGCCAAATGTTGTTCGTGAGAGCAAGTCAAGCAAAAATGCGATGAGAATGATGGGACCAGCAAAAGTAGAGGTGCCATCTCCAGATAAATTCCTCAAGAAGCATTCGAAAGAGCACAAACTACCTGAAA AAACACATCGCTCGAAAGATGCTTGCTGCACTGTGAGGAAACCACCGGTTCCTGCAAGGACTGACCACCCACCAATGGGGATTCACACCAAGAGGGACTTTGTGAAGACAACTGTGGCGGTGCCGATGAAGCCACAGCCTATAAGTGTGGACACCCACAAGGGACACAAGCAGCCCCTTGAAAACTCAGGCCTTGTCCCCAAGTACATAATGAAAAAG GATTACGGTGAAGTACCTGAGTACCTGCAGCAGCGCAACGAAGAAGAGCGAAGGGCTCAGGAGGAGTTCAACAACTTTGTTAGAGAACAGCGGGAGCAGGGAGCCATGAAACACCTGTCGGACGAGGAGCGACAAGCCGTCCTGGAG GGCCTGAAGTCGAACTGGGATAAGCTGCATCATGAGTACCAGGGCCTCTCTCTCTTCATCGACACACTGTCAAAGAAAGCCCACAAGGAGCGGCTGGAGGAAGCAATGAAGCAGCTGGAGAAGGACATCAGCCTCTTCGAGAGATTCAGAACCATCTACATACCCGATAATTAG